A window from Leptothermofonsia sichuanensis E412 encodes these proteins:
- a CDS encoding IS1 family transposase (programmed frameshift) has translation MVLEPIHCPVCDGIEVIKHGTTPDGKQRYFCQNSGCHRRTFILQYTYQGYLPEVKQQISDMAMNGSGIRDTARVLHISPTTVIEEFKKDRQLKAVNELKLAELEPAQSIVKLCQWEDTEAEADEMWSFVQSKAQQRWLWHAIDHHSGKILAYVLATHQDEAFLQLKALLEPFGIMQFYTDGWGTYERQLDPSLHTVGKQNTQKIERKHLTLRTRLKRLARKTICFSKSILMHDIVIGLFINRYEFGFAI, from the exons ATGGTATTAGAACCAATTCACTGCCCTGTGTGTGATGGGATTGAGGTGATCAAACACGGCACAACACCAGACGGCAAACAGCGCTACTTTTGTCAAAACTCAGGATGCCATCGGCGCACCTTTATTTTGCAATACACCTATCAAGGGTATCTGCCTGAAGTCAAGCAACAAATCAGCGATATGGCAATGAATGGGAGTGGGATTCGAGACACTGCCCGTGTCCTTCACATTAGTCCAACGACGGTGATTGAGGAATTT AAAAAAGATCGTCAACTCAAAGCCGTGAATGAACTCAAACTGGCTGAGTTGGAACCCGCTCAAAGCATCGTAAAGCTTTGCCAGTGGGAAGATACAGAGGCAGAAGCCGATGAAATGTGGAGTTTTGTCCAGTCTAAAGCCCAGCAACGTTGGTTATGGCATGCAATTGACCATCACAGTGGAAAAATATTAGCTTATGTGTTGGCGACGCATCAAGATGAAGCATTCCTCCAACTCAAAGCGTTATTAGAACCGTTTGGAATTATGCAGTTTTACACAGATGGTTGGGGAACCTATGAGCGGCAGCTTGACCCAAGTCTTCATACCGTTGGCAAACAGAACACGCAGAAGATTGAGCGTAAGCATTTAACTTTACGCACGCGCTTGAAGCGATTAGCTCGCAAAACTATTTGCTTTTCTAAGTCCATTCTGATGCATGACATTGTGATTGGGCTATTTATTAACCGTTATGAGTTTGGTTTTGCTATCTAA
- a CDS encoding IS1 family transposase (programmed frameshift), which yields MVLEPIHCPVCDGIEVIKHGTTPDGKQRYFCQNSGCHRRTFILQYTYQGYLPEVKQQISDMAMNGSGIRDTARVLHISPTTVIEELKKDRQLKAVNELKLAELEPAQSIVKLCQWEDTEAEADEMWSFVQSKAQQRWLWHAIDHHSGKILAYVLATHQDEAFLQLKALLEPFGIMQFYTDGWGTYERQLDPSLHTVGKQNTQKIERKHLTLRTRLKRLARKTICFSKSILMHDIVIGLFINRYEFGFAI from the exons ATGGTATTAGAACCAATTCACTGCCCTGTGTGTGATGGGATTGAGGTGATCAAACACGGCACAACACCAGACGGCAAACAGCGCTACTTTTGTCAAAACTCAGGATGCCATCGGCGCACCTTTATTTTGCAATACACCTATCAAGGGTATCTGCCTGAAGTCAAGCAACAAATCAGCGATATGGCAATGAATGGGAGTGGGATTCGAGACACTGCCCGTGTCCTTCACATTAGTCCAACGACGGTGATTGAGGAATTA AAAAAAGATCGTCAACTCAAAGCCGTGAATGAACTCAAACTGGCTGAGTTGGAACCCGCTCAAAGCATCGTAAAGCTTTGCCAGTGGGAAGATACAGAGGCAGAAGCCGATGAAATGTGGAGTTTTGTCCAGTCTAAAGCCCAGCAACGTTGGTTATGGCATGCAATTGACCATCACAGTGGAAAAATATTAGCTTATGTGTTGGCGACGCATCAAGATGAAGCATTCCTCCAACTCAAAGCGTTATTAGAACCGTTTGGAATTATGCAGTTTTACACAGATGGTTGGGGAACCTATGAGCGGCAGCTTGACCCAAGTCTTCATACCGTTGGCAAACAGAACACGCAGAAGATTGAGCGTAAGCATTTGACTTTACGCACGCGCTTGAAGCGATTAGCTCGCAAAACTATTTGCTTTTCTAAGTCCATTCTGATGCATGACATTGTGATTGGGCTATTTATTAACCGTTATGAGTTTGGTTTTGCTATCTAA
- a CDS encoding helix-turn-helix domain-containing protein: MPAPLSVDLRQRIMAAYEAQEGSQRQLAERFKVSLSFIRDLRRHYCETGTVEPKAHGGGAIAKLGKEQLPIVEALVTAQPDALLKELCERFAQQSGVEVSISTMQQAVSKLKLSVKKKH, translated from the coding sequence ATGCCCGCCCCTCTGTCAGTTGATCTACGGCAACGAATCATGGCAGCCTATGAAGCTCAAGAAGGATCACAACGGCAACTGGCAGAGCGCTTCAAGGTGAGCTTATCGTTCATTCGAGATCTAAGGCGACACTATTGTGAGACAGGCACCGTGGAGCCTAAAGCGCACGGAGGAGGAGCCATTGCCAAGTTGGGCAAAGAGCAGTTGCCCATCGTTGAAGCCCTAGTCACGGCTCAACCGGATGCCCTACTCAAGGAGTTGTGTGAACGCTTTGCCCAACAAAGTGGAGTGGAGGTGAGTATATCAACCATGCAACAGGCTGTGTCTAAGCTCAAGCTCAGCGTCAAAAAAAAACACTGA
- a CDS encoding transposase, whose product MRFAYRLWSFTIDPRNLVFIDETGIHLAMTRLSGRAPIGERLYDTEAPGDGGKNISLIGGMSIDGLIASMSIVGSVNTDVFLFYIQEILIPQLWVGAIVLMDNLPVHHASVVQAAIESVGAKVVFLPPYSPDLSPIELYFAGV is encoded by the coding sequence TTGCGGTTTGCTTATCGCCTGTGGAGTTTTACAATCGACCCGCGCAACTTGGTTTTCATTGATGAAACGGGCATCCATCTGGCAATGACTCGTTTGTCTGGTCGTGCCCCCATCGGTGAACGCTTGTATGACACTGAGGCTCCTGGCGATGGGGGCAAGAATATCTCGTTGATTGGTGGCATGAGTATTGATGGGTTGATTGCTAGCATGAGTATTGTTGGCAGTGTCAATACTGACGTGTTCTTGTTCTACATCCAGGAGATTCTGATTCCGCAATTGTGGGTAGGGGCGATCGTGCTGATGGATAATCTACCCGTGCATCATGCTTCAGTCGTGCAAGCGGCAATTGAATCGGTTGGAGCCAAGGTTGTGTTTCTGCCGCCTTATTCCCCAGACCTTTCACCGATTGAACTATACTTTGCCGGGGTATAG
- a CDS encoding hybrid sensor histidine kinase/response regulator — MTALSDTVDKVKGLKLGAVDYITKPIQHEEVLARINIHLQLRQLNQTLEAKVAERTAELSTALEDLKQAQLHLVQSEKMSSLGQLVAGVAHEINNPINFIYGNLSPAESYTQDLLNLIQCYQTHVPEPPTPVQACIQDIDLEFLQQDMPRLMRSMKLGADRIRQIVLSLRNFSRVDESEVKAVDLHEGLESTLLILQHRLKRHDPGAPEIQIIKDYGTLPPVECYASQLNQVFMNILANAIDALHERCAGIPDSSIAPHAEFLPRIQIQTRSLSSEWVAVHIQDNGPGIPLHLIEQVFQPFFTTKPMGKGTGLGMSISNQIIKEKHGGSIECHSQPGSGTEFIIKIPVHQRNLSTQQPEAILAV, encoded by the coding sequence ATGACGGCCCTCTCGGACACCGTCGATAAAGTCAAGGGGCTGAAGCTGGGCGCTGTGGATTACATTACCAAACCAATTCAGCACGAAGAAGTGCTGGCACGGATCAACATTCACCTGCAACTGCGTCAACTCAACCAGACCTTAGAAGCCAAAGTTGCTGAACGCACCGCTGAATTAAGCACTGCCCTGGAAGACCTGAAACAGGCACAGTTGCATCTGGTTCAAAGCGAGAAAATGTCATCCCTGGGACAACTGGTTGCCGGAGTGGCCCATGAAATCAATAACCCAATTAATTTTATCTATGGCAACCTGTCCCCCGCAGAAAGCTATACCCAGGATTTGCTCAATTTAATTCAGTGTTACCAAACCCATGTACCGGAGCCACCTACTCCCGTGCAGGCGTGTATCCAGGATATTGACCTGGAGTTTTTGCAGCAGGATATGCCACGCCTGATGCGGTCAATGAAATTAGGTGCAGATCGAATTCGCCAGATTGTGCTGTCCTTGCGCAATTTCTCTCGCGTGGATGAGTCCGAAGTGAAGGCAGTCGATCTGCATGAAGGGCTGGAGAGTACCCTGCTAATTTTGCAACATCGGCTTAAACGTCACGATCCCGGTGCACCAGAAATTCAAATTATTAAAGACTATGGAACACTACCACCAGTGGAATGCTATGCCAGTCAGTTAAACCAGGTGTTCATGAATATTCTGGCAAATGCGATCGATGCGTTGCATGAACGATGTGCAGGTATTCCAGACTCGTCGATCGCTCCGCACGCAGAGTTTCTGCCCAGGATTCAGATTCAAACGCGATCGCTGAGTTCAGAGTGGGTCGCTGTCCACATTCAGGATAATGGTCCTGGTATCCCGCTCCATCTCATTGAGCAAGTATTTCAACCCTTCTTTACGACCAAACCAATGGGTAAAGGAACGGGTTTAGGCATGTCCATTAGCAACCAGATCATCAAAGAAAAACATGGCGGCTCAATCGAGTGCCACTCTCAACCTGGAAGTGGCACTGAATTCATCATTAAAATTCCGGTGCATCAGAGAAACCTTTCGACTCAACAGCCGGAAGCAATTTTAGCCGTGTAA